One region of Catenuloplanes indicus genomic DNA includes:
- a CDS encoding LacI family DNA-binding transcriptional regulator has product MSQQRARPGSRTPSVKDVAAAADVSLGTVSNVLNRPERVSPSTRERVERAMAELGFVRNESARQLRAGTSRTLAYVMLDATNPFFNDVAQGIELAAEDADLSLFICNSNGRAEREEAHLDRLLQQRVQGILITPVNADAPYLDEISRRGIPVVIVDRHRDSGGFCSVGVDDVLGGRIAVEHLIEQGHHRVAFVGGPDSIGQVRERLEGARQIWAEFGRDPADLVHLPTEAVTVSEGRSAGERLAGLAARRRPTAAFCANDLLALGLLQQAVSAGARVPEDLAIVGFDDIEFAAAAAVPLTSVRQPRQELGRAAAKLLLDEAINPQHRHEQATFIPELVARASTANRS; this is encoded by the coding sequence GTGAGCCAGCAGCGTGCCCGGCCGGGTTCCCGCACGCCCTCGGTCAAGGACGTGGCGGCCGCCGCGGACGTGTCGCTCGGCACCGTCTCCAATGTGCTCAACCGCCCGGAGCGGGTCAGCCCGTCCACCCGGGAGCGGGTCGAGCGCGCCATGGCCGAGCTGGGCTTCGTGCGCAACGAGTCGGCCCGGCAACTGCGTGCCGGGACCAGCCGCACGCTGGCGTACGTGATGCTGGATGCCACCAACCCGTTCTTCAACGACGTGGCGCAGGGCATCGAGCTGGCCGCGGAGGACGCGGACCTGTCGCTGTTCATCTGCAACAGCAACGGCCGCGCCGAACGCGAGGAGGCGCACCTCGACCGCCTGCTCCAGCAACGCGTGCAGGGCATCCTGATCACGCCGGTCAACGCGGACGCGCCGTACCTGGACGAGATCTCCCGTCGCGGCATCCCGGTAGTGATCGTCGACCGGCACCGCGACTCCGGCGGCTTCTGCTCGGTCGGCGTCGACGACGTGCTGGGCGGGCGGATCGCGGTCGAGCACCTGATCGAGCAGGGGCACCACCGGGTCGCGTTCGTCGGTGGGCCCGACTCGATCGGCCAGGTGCGCGAGCGGCTGGAGGGCGCCCGGCAGATCTGGGCCGAGTTCGGCCGCGACCCCGCCGACCTGGTTCACCTGCCCACCGAGGCGGTCACGGTCAGCGAGGGCCGGTCCGCCGGCGAGCGGCTCGCCGGGCTCGCGGCCCGCCGTCGGCCCACGGCCGCGTTCTGCGCGAACGATCTACTGGCGCTGGGCCTGCTGCAGCAGGCCGTGAGCGCGGGCGCGCGGGTGCCGGAGGACCTGGCGATCGTCGGCTTCGACGACATCGAGTTCGCCGCCGCGGCCGCGGTGCCGCTCACCTCGGTGCGCCAGCCGCGCCAGGAGCTGGGCCGCGCGGCCGCGAAGCTGCTGCTGGACGAGGCGATCAACCCGCAGCACCGGCACGAGCAGGCCACGTTCATCCCGGAGCTGGTCGCCCGCGCGTCCACCGCGAACCGCTCCTGA